A window of Euwallacea fornicatus isolate EFF26 chromosome 13, ASM4011564v1, whole genome shotgun sequence contains these coding sequences:
- the Nab2 gene encoding zinc finger CCCH domain-containing protein 14 isoform X1 — translation MESIGAEVGQKMRSAIKAKLTELECYVDDELPDYIMVMVANRRTKSQMNEDLNLFLSTKTSTFVNWLHIVLKKLKEVTVTNPDIYKKAIKRKSNELPDDKSSLKLKREKSHKKVKRESGNSEESNSLTDNLPLVNNLAATRKITVDRENLSNVPIEDNFDIPLLSEVADSVNEQELQDIEKKIRNVKSRLGLLVESDEESSNVELKLENVNEANKISNERFIKVLENEILNEADARKSAENDYVSYTPERESLVGPKPKHKRIIFENNIKPSEKPRFDRDNRERSTEKDKLRKRSPIGQDPNKRRSILDRLGKHFSSTERSRSRYRHPGDRFGRSLTREREQSERYGRLGERNISHIRDRSPLEINDRASDRDKDAKKEGILNRLGVQSKVAVVKKPPPANKSDEEEQKLVVRDVQSAIKIKPRVIPSYVVQPNKTLLLKAVADAQRSVAQTPKVGKDPELQLNKSLNKKTAKLSRKLPRFENNKFQEIVRQSSNHIRSRLQLCSDTYDSNGEYIPQMVKTANRGARDVPNYVPSSKGNSKNETEAKENSSEGVTREEKQQFIITLDGADKLGFQRALPSTSRHDNDAKKRGPSPIIFDKVERTGSKKASSRRDIPDKLPIVRAPLSIKNKERCKYWPTCRHGDKCEFVHPAENCQMFPQCSYGDKCLFLHPNCKFGPSCTKRDCVYNHVSKSAISGPKILISSVGQTCKFYPNCTSLSCQFYHPKPCKYGLFCKNMGTCAFSHVEAVKGKSLSCWTAK, via the exons ATGGAGAGTATTGGAGCCGAAGTAGGGCAGAAAATGAGG AGTGCCATTAAGGCCAAGTTGACGGAATTGGAATGCTATGTTG ATGATGAACTCCCAGATTACATTATGGTGATGGTAGCTAACCGAAGGACCAAATCACAGATGAATGAGGACTTAAATCTGTTTTTGTCAACAAAAACTTCCACTTTTGTTAACTGGTTACACATTGTGctgaaaaaactgaaagaagTGACTGTTACTAACCCTGATATATATAAGAAAGCCATCAAAAGGAAGAGTAATGAATTGCCAGATGATAAGAGCAGTCTGAAATTGAAGAGGGAAAAGTCTCATAAGAAAGTAAAGAGGGAGTCGGGTAATAGTGAAGAAAGTAATTCATTGACTGATAATCTTCCTCTTGTGAATAACCTAGCTGCAACTAGAAAAATCACTGTTGATAGGGAAAATCTGTCAAATGTACCTATTG aagATAATTTTGACATTCCCTTACTCTCAGAGGTTGCAGACAGTGTAAATGAGCAAGAGCTTCAGGACATTGAGAAGAAAATTAGGAATGTTAAAAGTCGCCTTGGGCTTTTGGTTGAAAGTGACGAGGAGAGCAGCAATGTTGAATTGAAGttagaaaatg TGAATGAAGCAAACAAGATTTCTAATGAAAGATTTATAAAggttttggaaaatgaaattttgaatgagGCAGATGCAAGAAAGTCTGCTGAAAATGATTATGTCTCTTATACACCAGAAAGAGAAA GTCTAGTGGGTCCGAAACCTAAACACAAAAGAATCATCtttgaaaataacataaaaccCTCAGAGAAACCAAGATTTGATAGAGATAATAGGGAAAGGTCTACAGAAAAAGATAAACTGAGGAAGAGGTCTCCTATTGGACAAGATCCAAATAAGAGACGTTCAATTTTGGATAGATTGGGTAAACATTTTAGTAGCACTGAGAGGTCACGGTCAAGATACAGACACCCAGGGGATAGATTTGGCAG AAGCCTGACTAGGGAAAGGGAACAATCTGAGAGATATGGAAGATTGGGGGAAAGAAATATCAGTCACATTAGAGACAGGAGTCCTTTGGAGATTAATGATAGAGCTTCTGACAGAGATAAAGATGCAAAAAAGGAG ggCATTTTGAACCGATTGGGAGTTCAGTCAAAGGTTGCTGTAGTAAAAAAACCACCTCCCGCCAACAAAAGCGATGAAGAGGAGCAAAAATTGGTGGTGAGAGACGTGCAGAGCGCCATAAAAATCAAACCTCGCGTCATACCAAGTTATGTGGTGCAACCTAATAAAACCTTGCTTTTAAAAGCTGTAGCTGATGCCCAACGAAGTGTGGCACAAACTCCAAAAGTTGGAAAAGACCCAGAGTTACAGCTGAATAAGtccctaaataaaaaaaccgcCAAATTAAGTAGAAAACTTCCAAGATTtgagaataataaatttcaagaaattgtgAGGCAATCTTCAAATCACATCAGGAGCAGGCTGCAACTTTGCAGTGACACATATGACAGCAATGGGGAGTATATTCCACAAATGGTGAAAACTGCAAACAGGGGTGCCAG AGACGTTCCTAATTACGTACCCTCCTCAAAGGGCAATAGTAAAAACGAGACAGAAGCGAAAGAGAACAGTTCTGAGGGAGTTACGCGCgaagaaaaacaacaatttattattacgtTAGATGGCGCCGACAAACTAGGATTTCAAAGAGCATTGCCAAGCACATCCAG acaCGACAATGATGCAAAAAAACGCGGCCCGTCTCCGATAATTTTCGATAAAGTAGAAAGGACGGGGTCGAAAAAAGCAAGCTCTAGACGAGATATTCCTGATAAATTACCCATTGTACGAGCACCTCTGtctattaaaaacaaagaaag ATGTAAATATTGGCCTACGTGTAGGCACGGCGAtaaatgtgaatttgtgcATCCCGCGGAAAATTGTCAGATGTTTCCGCAGTGTAGTTACGGAGACAAATGTCTGTTTTTGCACCCAAACTGTAAATTCGGCCCTTCCTGCACTAAAAGGGATTGCGTTTATAATCACGTTTCCAAATCTGCCATTTCTG gtcccaaaattttgatatcaTCAGTGGGACAAACCTGCAAATTCTACCCCAATTGTACTAGCTTGAGTTGTCAGTTTTATCACCCCAAGCCTTGCAAATACGGActgttttgcaaaaatatgggAACTTGTGCTTTTTCTCACGTGGAGGCGGTTAAAGGGAAGAGTTTAAGTTGTTGGACCGCTAAATAA
- the Nab2 gene encoding zinc finger CCCH domain-containing protein 14 isoform X7, which yields MESIGAEVGQKMRSAIKAKLTELECYVDDELPDYIMVMVANRRTKSQMNEDLNLFLSTKTSTFVNWLHIVLKKLKEVTVTNPDIYKKAIKRKSNELPDDKSSLKLKREKSHKKVKRESAATRKITVDRENLSNVPIDNFDIPLLSEVADSVNEQELQDIEKKIRNVKSRLGLLVESDEESSNVELKLENVNEANKISNERFIKVLENEILNEADARKSAENDYVSYTPERESLVGPKPKHKRIIFENNIKPSEKPRFDRDNRERSTEKDKLRKRSPIGQDPNKRRSILDRLGKHFSSTERSRSRYRHPGDRFGRSLTREREQSERYGRLGERNISHIRDRSPLEINDRASDRDKDAKKEGILNRLGVQSKVAVVKKPPPANKSDEEEQKLVVRDVQSAIKIKPRVIPSYVVQPNKTLLLKAVADAQRSVAQTPKVGKDPELQLNKSLNKKTAKLSRKLPRFENNKFQEIVRQSSNHIRSRLQLCSDTYDSNGEYIPQMVKTANRGARDVPNYVPSSKGNSKNETEAKENSSEGVTREEKQQFIITLDGADKLGFQRALPSTSRHDNDAKKRGPSPIIFDKVERTGSKKASSRRDIPDKLPIVRAPLSIKNKERCKYWPTCRHGDKCEFVHPAENCQMFPQCSYGDKCLFLHPNCKFGPSCTKRDCVYNHVSKSAISGPKILISSVGQTCKFYPNCTSLSCQFYHPKPCKYGLFCKNMGTCAFSHVEAVKGKSLSCWTAK from the exons ATGGAGAGTATTGGAGCCGAAGTAGGGCAGAAAATGAGG AGTGCCATTAAGGCCAAGTTGACGGAATTGGAATGCTATGTTG ATGATGAACTCCCAGATTACATTATGGTGATGGTAGCTAACCGAAGGACCAAATCACAGATGAATGAGGACTTAAATCTGTTTTTGTCAACAAAAACTTCCACTTTTGTTAACTGGTTACACATTGTGctgaaaaaactgaaagaagTGACTGTTACTAACCCTGATATATATAAGAAAGCCATCAAAAGGAAGAGTAATGAATTGCCAGATGATAAGAGCAGTCTGAAATTGAAGAGGGAAAAGTCTCATAAGAAAGTAAAGAGGGAGTCGG CTGCAACTAGAAAAATCACTGTTGATAGGGAAAATCTGTCAAATGTACCTATTG ATAATTTTGACATTCCCTTACTCTCAGAGGTTGCAGACAGTGTAAATGAGCAAGAGCTTCAGGACATTGAGAAGAAAATTAGGAATGTTAAAAGTCGCCTTGGGCTTTTGGTTGAAAGTGACGAGGAGAGCAGCAATGTTGAATTGAAGttagaaaatg TGAATGAAGCAAACAAGATTTCTAATGAAAGATTTATAAAggttttggaaaatgaaattttgaatgagGCAGATGCAAGAAAGTCTGCTGAAAATGATTATGTCTCTTATACACCAGAAAGAGAAA GTCTAGTGGGTCCGAAACCTAAACACAAAAGAATCATCtttgaaaataacataaaaccCTCAGAGAAACCAAGATTTGATAGAGATAATAGGGAAAGGTCTACAGAAAAAGATAAACTGAGGAAGAGGTCTCCTATTGGACAAGATCCAAATAAGAGACGTTCAATTTTGGATAGATTGGGTAAACATTTTAGTAGCACTGAGAGGTCACGGTCAAGATACAGACACCCAGGGGATAGATTTGGCAG AAGCCTGACTAGGGAAAGGGAACAATCTGAGAGATATGGAAGATTGGGGGAAAGAAATATCAGTCACATTAGAGACAGGAGTCCTTTGGAGATTAATGATAGAGCTTCTGACAGAGATAAAGATGCAAAAAAGGAG ggCATTTTGAACCGATTGGGAGTTCAGTCAAAGGTTGCTGTAGTAAAAAAACCACCTCCCGCCAACAAAAGCGATGAAGAGGAGCAAAAATTGGTGGTGAGAGACGTGCAGAGCGCCATAAAAATCAAACCTCGCGTCATACCAAGTTATGTGGTGCAACCTAATAAAACCTTGCTTTTAAAAGCTGTAGCTGATGCCCAACGAAGTGTGGCACAAACTCCAAAAGTTGGAAAAGACCCAGAGTTACAGCTGAATAAGtccctaaataaaaaaaccgcCAAATTAAGTAGAAAACTTCCAAGATTtgagaataataaatttcaagaaattgtgAGGCAATCTTCAAATCACATCAGGAGCAGGCTGCAACTTTGCAGTGACACATATGACAGCAATGGGGAGTATATTCCACAAATGGTGAAAACTGCAAACAGGGGTGCCAG AGACGTTCCTAATTACGTACCCTCCTCAAAGGGCAATAGTAAAAACGAGACAGAAGCGAAAGAGAACAGTTCTGAGGGAGTTACGCGCgaagaaaaacaacaatttattattacgtTAGATGGCGCCGACAAACTAGGATTTCAAAGAGCATTGCCAAGCACATCCAG acaCGACAATGATGCAAAAAAACGCGGCCCGTCTCCGATAATTTTCGATAAAGTAGAAAGGACGGGGTCGAAAAAAGCAAGCTCTAGACGAGATATTCCTGATAAATTACCCATTGTACGAGCACCTCTGtctattaaaaacaaagaaag ATGTAAATATTGGCCTACGTGTAGGCACGGCGAtaaatgtgaatttgtgcATCCCGCGGAAAATTGTCAGATGTTTCCGCAGTGTAGTTACGGAGACAAATGTCTGTTTTTGCACCCAAACTGTAAATTCGGCCCTTCCTGCACTAAAAGGGATTGCGTTTATAATCACGTTTCCAAATCTGCCATTTCTG gtcccaaaattttgatatcaTCAGTGGGACAAACCTGCAAATTCTACCCCAATTGTACTAGCTTGAGTTGTCAGTTTTATCACCCCAAGCCTTGCAAATACGGActgttttgcaaaaatatgggAACTTGTGCTTTTTCTCACGTGGAGGCGGTTAAAGGGAAGAGTTTAAGTTGTTGGACCGCTAAATAA
- the Nab2 gene encoding zinc finger CCCH domain-containing protein 14 isoform X4, translating into MESIGAEVGQKMRSAIKAKLTELECYVDDELPDYIMVMVANRRTKSQMNEDLNLFLSTKTSTFVNWLHIVLKKLKEVTVTNPDIYKKAIKRKSNELPDDKSSLKLKREKSHKKVKRESGNSEESNSLTDNLPLVNNLAATRKITVDRENLSNVPIEDNFDIPLLSEVADSVNEQELQDIEKKIRNVKSRLGLLVESDEESSNVELKLENVNEANKISNERFIKVLENEILNEADARKSAENDYVSYTPEREMGPKPKHKRIIFENNIKPSEKPRFDRDNRERSTEKDKLRKRSPIGQDPNKRRSILDRLGKHFSSTERSRSRYRHPGDRFGRSLTREREQSERYGRLGERNISHIRDRSPLEINDRASDRDKDAKKEGILNRLGVQSKVAVVKKPPPANKSDEEEQKLVVRDVQSAIKIKPRVIPSYVVQPNKTLLLKAVADAQRSVAQTPKVGKDPELQLNKSLNKKTAKLSRKLPRFENNKFQEIVRQSSNHIRSRLQLCSDTYDSNGEYIPQMVKTANRGARDVPNYVPSSKGNSKNETEAKENSSEGVTREEKQQFIITLDGADKLGFQRALPSTSRHDNDAKKRGPSPIIFDKVERTGSKKASSRRDIPDKLPIVRAPLSIKNKERCKYWPTCRHGDKCEFVHPAENCQMFPQCSYGDKCLFLHPNCKFGPSCTKRDCVYNHVSKSAISGPKILISSVGQTCKFYPNCTSLSCQFYHPKPCKYGLFCKNMGTCAFSHVEAVKGKSLSCWTAK; encoded by the exons ATGGAGAGTATTGGAGCCGAAGTAGGGCAGAAAATGAGG AGTGCCATTAAGGCCAAGTTGACGGAATTGGAATGCTATGTTG ATGATGAACTCCCAGATTACATTATGGTGATGGTAGCTAACCGAAGGACCAAATCACAGATGAATGAGGACTTAAATCTGTTTTTGTCAACAAAAACTTCCACTTTTGTTAACTGGTTACACATTGTGctgaaaaaactgaaagaagTGACTGTTACTAACCCTGATATATATAAGAAAGCCATCAAAAGGAAGAGTAATGAATTGCCAGATGATAAGAGCAGTCTGAAATTGAAGAGGGAAAAGTCTCATAAGAAAGTAAAGAGGGAGTCGGGTAATAGTGAAGAAAGTAATTCATTGACTGATAATCTTCCTCTTGTGAATAACCTAGCTGCAACTAGAAAAATCACTGTTGATAGGGAAAATCTGTCAAATGTACCTATTG aagATAATTTTGACATTCCCTTACTCTCAGAGGTTGCAGACAGTGTAAATGAGCAAGAGCTTCAGGACATTGAGAAGAAAATTAGGAATGTTAAAAGTCGCCTTGGGCTTTTGGTTGAAAGTGACGAGGAGAGCAGCAATGTTGAATTGAAGttagaaaatg TGAATGAAGCAAACAAGATTTCTAATGAAAGATTTATAAAggttttggaaaatgaaattttgaatgagGCAGATGCAAGAAAGTCTGCTGAAAATGATTATGTCTCTTATACACCAGAAAGAGAAA TGGGTCCGAAACCTAAACACAAAAGAATCATCtttgaaaataacataaaaccCTCAGAGAAACCAAGATTTGATAGAGATAATAGGGAAAGGTCTACAGAAAAAGATAAACTGAGGAAGAGGTCTCCTATTGGACAAGATCCAAATAAGAGACGTTCAATTTTGGATAGATTGGGTAAACATTTTAGTAGCACTGAGAGGTCACGGTCAAGATACAGACACCCAGGGGATAGATTTGGCAG AAGCCTGACTAGGGAAAGGGAACAATCTGAGAGATATGGAAGATTGGGGGAAAGAAATATCAGTCACATTAGAGACAGGAGTCCTTTGGAGATTAATGATAGAGCTTCTGACAGAGATAAAGATGCAAAAAAGGAG ggCATTTTGAACCGATTGGGAGTTCAGTCAAAGGTTGCTGTAGTAAAAAAACCACCTCCCGCCAACAAAAGCGATGAAGAGGAGCAAAAATTGGTGGTGAGAGACGTGCAGAGCGCCATAAAAATCAAACCTCGCGTCATACCAAGTTATGTGGTGCAACCTAATAAAACCTTGCTTTTAAAAGCTGTAGCTGATGCCCAACGAAGTGTGGCACAAACTCCAAAAGTTGGAAAAGACCCAGAGTTACAGCTGAATAAGtccctaaataaaaaaaccgcCAAATTAAGTAGAAAACTTCCAAGATTtgagaataataaatttcaagaaattgtgAGGCAATCTTCAAATCACATCAGGAGCAGGCTGCAACTTTGCAGTGACACATATGACAGCAATGGGGAGTATATTCCACAAATGGTGAAAACTGCAAACAGGGGTGCCAG AGACGTTCCTAATTACGTACCCTCCTCAAAGGGCAATAGTAAAAACGAGACAGAAGCGAAAGAGAACAGTTCTGAGGGAGTTACGCGCgaagaaaaacaacaatttattattacgtTAGATGGCGCCGACAAACTAGGATTTCAAAGAGCATTGCCAAGCACATCCAG acaCGACAATGATGCAAAAAAACGCGGCCCGTCTCCGATAATTTTCGATAAAGTAGAAAGGACGGGGTCGAAAAAAGCAAGCTCTAGACGAGATATTCCTGATAAATTACCCATTGTACGAGCACCTCTGtctattaaaaacaaagaaag ATGTAAATATTGGCCTACGTGTAGGCACGGCGAtaaatgtgaatttgtgcATCCCGCGGAAAATTGTCAGATGTTTCCGCAGTGTAGTTACGGAGACAAATGTCTGTTTTTGCACCCAAACTGTAAATTCGGCCCTTCCTGCACTAAAAGGGATTGCGTTTATAATCACGTTTCCAAATCTGCCATTTCTG gtcccaaaattttgatatcaTCAGTGGGACAAACCTGCAAATTCTACCCCAATTGTACTAGCTTGAGTTGTCAGTTTTATCACCCCAAGCCTTGCAAATACGGActgttttgcaaaaatatgggAACTTGTGCTTTTTCTCACGTGGAGGCGGTTAAAGGGAAGAGTTTAAGTTGTTGGACCGCTAAATAA